A window of Campylobacter ureolyticus contains these coding sequences:
- a CDS encoding replication-associated recombination protein A, which produces MNLALDFRPKNIDEICGQKHIIAKDKALYALIKTGKIPHIMLFGPAGSGKTTLAKVIANELDTSFYELDGSSLKVEDIRKILNLHKNSLIKPVIFIDEVHRLSKTQQEILLIPMENSEATIIGASTENPYFVLSSGIRSRSMLFEFKPLTSSDLDELLQRVQNKLKFSIENDAKTYLLNSSGGDARAMLNLLDFALEISKNISLKTLKELRAFPLKDGVSSDDTHYNLASALIKSLRGSDIDASIYYLARLIDGGESADFIARRLVIFASEDISNANPSALNLATNTLLAVSKIGYPEARIILSQCVVYLASSPKSNSSYKAINEALKYIKNNPKLNVPKYLINTDPAIKNYLYPHDFGGFVDQDYLEIPLKFYFSNDIGFEKTLNLWHKKVTKKLND; this is translated from the coding sequence ATGAACTTAGCACTTGATTTTCGACCAAAAAATATAGATGAAATTTGCGGACAAAAGCACATAATAGCCAAAGATAAAGCTCTTTATGCTTTGATAAAAACTGGCAAAATTCCGCATATTATGTTGTTTGGACCAGCGGGAAGTGGAAAAACAACTCTTGCAAAAGTTATAGCAAATGAGCTTGATACAAGTTTTTATGAGCTTGATGGAAGTAGTTTAAAGGTTGAAGATATTAGAAAAATATTAAATTTACATAAAAACTCACTTATTAAACCAGTTATTTTTATAGATGAGGTTCATCGCCTTTCTAAAACACAGCAAGAAATATTGCTTATACCAATGGAAAACAGTGAAGCAACAATAATTGGTGCCAGTACAGAAAACCCATACTTTGTGCTAAGCAGTGGAATTAGATCTAGATCTATGCTTTTTGAATTTAAACCCCTAACAAGTAGTGATCTAGATGAGCTTTTGCAAAGGGTGCAAAACAAACTTAAATTTAGTATTGAAAATGATGCAAAAACCTATCTCCTAAACTCAAGCGGAGGAGATGCAAGAGCAATGCTTAATTTGCTTGATTTTGCGTTAGAAATTTCAAAAAATATCTCCTTAAAAACATTAAAAGAGTTAAGAGCTTTTCCATTAAAAGATGGCGTTAGTAGTGATGATACACATTATAATCTAGCAAGTGCTTTGATAAAAAGTTTAAGGGGAAGCGATATTGATGCTAGTATTTACTATCTTGCAAGACTTATTGATGGTGGTGAGAGTGCTGATTTTATCGCAAGACGACTTGTTATCTTTGCAAGTGAGGATATATCAAATGCAAATCCAAGTGCATTAAATTTGGCCACAAATACACTTTTGGCTGTTTCAAAGATAGGATATCCTGAGGCTAGGATAATTTTATCTCAATGTGTTGTATATTTGGCTAGTTCTCCAAAGTCAAACTCAAGCTATAAAGCAATAAATGAAGCTTTAAAATATATTAAAAATAACCCAAAACTAAATGTTCCAAAGTATCTTATAAACACAGATCCAGCTATAAAGAACTACTTATATCCGCATGATTTTGGTGGGTTTGTGGATCAAGATTATCTAGAAATTCCACTTAAATTTTACTTCTCAAATGACATTGGTTTTGAAAAAACTCTAAATTTATGGCATAAAAAAGTTACGAAAAAATTAAATGATTAA
- a CDS encoding Arm DNA-binding domain-containing protein, whose amino-acid sequence MANVGKINLSDKDIRELPVKDRKYFKTVGNPTELYIRVYPSGRKSFAIRYNNKFTTIKEFRQYRQNYAKLKS is encoded by the coding sequence ATGGCTAATGTAGGCAAGATAAATTTAAGCGACAAAGATATTAGAGAATTACCAGTAAAAGATAGAAAATATTTTAAAACCGTAGGAAATCCAACTGAATTATATATAAGAGTTTATCCAAGTGGAAGAAAAAGTTTTGCTATAAGATACAATAATAAATTTACCACTATTAAAGAATTTAGACAATATCGCCAAAATTACGCGAAGTTAAAAAGCTAA